One Siniperca chuatsi isolate FFG_IHB_CAS linkage group LG5, ASM2008510v1, whole genome shotgun sequence DNA window includes the following coding sequences:
- the mrpl41 gene encoding 39S ribosomal protein L41, mitochondrial produces MGVLSTLMRGLVRGADRMAEFTSKRGSRTHNKGRGARPTGLRLSSRKFLSIRAMIPEFVVPNLEGFKLKPYVSYRSPRGTEPPLTAQSVFAEVVAPQIQKDFEEGTFSKEQLEKYGFEPTQEGKLFKLYPKNYVR; encoded by the coding sequence ATGGGTGTGTTATCCACGCTGATGAGGGGTCTGGTAAGAGGAGCGGACAGAATGGCTGAGTTCACCAGCAAACGTGGATCAAGGACTCATAATAAAGGCAGGGGTGCGAGGCCCACTGGACTGAGGCTCTCCAGCAGAAAGTTTCTGTCCATACGGGCCATGATTCCTGAGTTTGTGGTGCCTAACTTGGAGGGATTCAAACTCAAACCCTACGTATCATATCGCTCCCCTAGAGGAACAGAGCCTCCACTTACAGCACAAAGTGTGTTTGCGGAGGTTGTTGCCCCTCAGATCCAGAAAGACTTTGAAGAGGGCACTTTTAGCAAAGAACAGCTGGAGAAATATGGATTTGAGCCCACGCAGGAGGGGAAGCTCTTCAAGCTGTATCCCAAGAACTATGTGCGTTAA